A window of Pyrobaculum aerophilum str. IM2 contains these coding sequences:
- the dnaG gene encoding DNA primase DnaG, which yields MGALTIVAKYMIVAQIEVNGSVDKSDIIGALFSQTEGLLGKDMDLRELQMMGRIGRIEVDIFEKNGKTKAKIHIPSNLDRYETALVAALIESIERVGPYPAAVKVVEIRDLREEKRKKIIEKAKELVKLIEEEILPDTKEIIEKLKEDVAKAEIIEYGPERLPAGPDVDKSDSIIIVEGRADVVNLVKHGYRNVIALEGISRGVPQTIIELSKKKNVTVFIDGDKGGELVLRELLKVAHVDYIARAPPGKEVEQLTAKEIAKALRNKITLEEWLAQQKAAGEKAETPQQPPPQQPVPQQEVREEAQKPAFPFDITKKIDEMLGTLEAEIYDENWTLVKRLPVRELPDFLTTSGDSIYAIILDGITTQRIVDLAAKKGVKIIVTARTGPLTKVPENMQILTFDQLKKVE from the coding sequence ATGGGCGCCTTAACAATCGTCGCTAAGTACATGATAGTGGCGCAGATAGAAGTAAACGGGAGCGTGGATAAATCAGACATAATAGGGGCATTGTTCTCCCAGACAGAGGGGTTGCTGGGCAAAGACATGGATTTAAGAGAATTACAAATGATGGGCCGCATAGGGAGGATAGAAGTAGACATATTTGAGAAAAACGGCAAAACAAAGGCGAAGATACACATACCTAGTAACCTCGATAGATATGAAACAGCCCTCGTCGCGGCGTTAATAGAAAGCATAGAAAGAGTCGGCCCATACCCCGCCGCCGTTAAAGTCGTTGAAATAAGAGATCTCAGAGAGGAGAAGAGGAAAAAAATAATAGAAAAGGCAAAGGAATTAGTCAAGCTGATAGAGGAGGAAATTCTGCCGGATACCAAGGAGATAATAGAAAAGTTAAAAGAAGACGTGGCAAAAGCCGAGATAATTGAATACGGCCCCGAGCGCCTCCCTGCAGGCCCGGACGTGGACAAGTCAGACTCTATAATAATTGTCGAGGGCAGGGCGGATGTGGTTAACCTAGTGAAACACGGCTATAGAAACGTCATAGCGCTAGAGGGCATAAGCAGAGGAGTGCCCCAGACGATAATAGAACTCAGCAAGAAAAAGAACGTCACTGTGTTTATCGACGGAGATAAAGGCGGCGAGTTAGTACTCAGAGAGTTGCTAAAAGTGGCACATGTGGACTATATAGCCAGGGCGCCACCGGGAAAAGAGGTTGAGCAACTCACAGCCAAGGAGATAGCCAAGGCGTTGAGGAATAAAATAACGCTGGAGGAGTGGCTAGCCCAGCAAAAAGCCGCCGGAGAAAAGGCCGAGACGCCACAACAGCCTCCTCCCCAACAGCCCGTCCCACAGCAAGAAGTGCGCGAGGAGGCGCAGAAACCGGCCTTCCCCTTCGACATAACTAAGAAAATTGACGAAATGCTGGGCACGTTAGAGGCAGAGATTTACGACGAGAACTGGACGTTGGTCAAAAGACTGCCAGTGAGAGAGCTACCCGATTTCCTGACCACCTCGGGCGACTCTATTTACGCAATTATACTAGACGGCATTACAACACAGCGTATTGTAGATCTAGCGGCGAAGAAAGGAGTCAAAATTATCGTCACTGCGCGCACCGGGCCGTTGACAAAAGTACCAGAAAATATGCAAATACTCACTTTTGATCAGTTAAAAAAAGTCGAGTAA
- a CDS encoding TFIIB-type zinc ribbon-containing protein produces MKCPYCQSMNITLADGEYVCRDCGTVLGPEVVPPRPRQVLPVPVRHKLIMLALEQENKKSIKKKYSEMVKMYTGKVAEALGVPEVTVVALQIFQRLDKRIYQGKSPRVIAAAVAYLAAERLGIYIHKQVIAKILGVSKFSIRDTASRLRKYVPNIKETT; encoded by the coding sequence ATGAAATGTCCATATTGTCAGTCAATGAATATTACATTAGCAGATGGCGAGTATGTATGCCGAGACTGCGGGACTGTGTTAGGCCCAGAGGTCGTGCCCCCAAGGCCTAGGCAAGTGCTTCCAGTACCAGTAAGGCATAAATTAATAATGCTGGCTCTTGAACAAGAGAACAAAAAGAGTATTAAGAAGAAATACAGCGAGATGGTAAAAATGTATACTGGCAAAGTCGCTGAGGCCTTAGGCGTGCCTGAAGTTACGGTGGTGGCGCTTCAAATTTTCCAGCGTCTTGACAAGAGAATATATCAAGGTAAATCGCCTAGGGTAATCGCGGCTGCGGTAGCGTATTTAGCAGCAGAGCGGCTTGGAATATATATTCACAAACAGGTCATAGCAAAAATTCTCGGAGTAAGCAAATTCTCTATTAGAGACACGGCGTCACGGCTCAGAAAATATGTACCCAATATTAAAGAGACTACTTGA
- a CDS encoding Lsm family RNA-binding protein gives MASTLAEASKRFVAELNNLLGREVQVVLSNGEVYKGVLHAVDNQLNIVLANASNKAGEKFNRVFIMYRYIVHIDSTERRIDMREFAKQAEKIFPGMVKYIEETNVVLIGDKVRVSEIGVEGVGPVAERAKRLFEEFLKRYSLEQ, from the coding sequence ATGGCGTCTACACTGGCCGAGGCCAGCAAGCGGTTTGTGGCCGAGCTGAATAACCTCCTCGGAAGAGAAGTCCAAGTGGTGTTGTCCAACGGCGAGGTATATAAGGGCGTATTACACGCGGTAGACAACCAATTGAACATTGTGCTGGCAAACGCAAGTAACAAGGCCGGGGAGAAGTTTAACAGAGTATTCATTATGTATAGGTATATTGTCCATATAGACAGTACTGAGAGGCGAATAGACATGAGGGAATTCGCCAAGCAAGCCGAAAAGATATTCCCTGGTATGGTGAAATACATAGAGGAGACAAACGTAGTGTTAATCGGCGACAAAGTAAGGGTGAGTGAAATAGGCGTCGAAGGGGTGGGCCCCGTCGCGGAGAGGGCGAAGAGACTTTTCGAAGAGTTCCTGAAAAGATACTCCCTGGAACAGTAA
- the map gene encoding type II methionyl aminopeptidase has product MLRILRQVGDVVNKALKYALDLTQPDMPVLELCERVEAFIRANDAKPAFPVNVSVNEVAAHYTAKRGDSLKIPKTGLVKIDVGAQRDGYIVDAAVTVTLGPVFNNLQKAAKSALESAINAAKPGIKAWQIGEVVERVIKSFGLSPIYNLTGHKVERYLLHAGHVIPNYSDKTASQALAPGDVYAIEPFATNGEGYVVDGGEITIYRLARMRHKNYQHLIDIISAEAGPLPFTPRWFPQLTDDAIREALKAGVLQGYEVLVERSKGFVAQFEDTVYVGENEVIPLVRTLELL; this is encoded by the coding sequence ATGTTGAGAATATTAAGACAAGTAGGCGACGTGGTCAACAAGGCGCTTAAATACGCCCTGGACTTAACACAGCCAGACATGCCTGTGTTAGAGCTTTGCGAACGCGTCGAGGCTTTTATTAGGGCTAACGACGCCAAGCCCGCCTTCCCCGTTAACGTGAGCGTAAACGAAGTGGCGGCGCATTATACTGCAAAGCGCGGCGACTCGTTGAAAATCCCGAAAACTGGGCTTGTCAAAATAGACGTCGGAGCGCAACGAGATGGGTATATTGTAGACGCCGCCGTGACAGTGACCTTAGGCCCCGTATTTAACAACTTGCAAAAAGCCGCAAAATCAGCCCTTGAATCTGCAATTAACGCAGCAAAGCCGGGAATCAAGGCGTGGCAAATAGGCGAAGTCGTGGAGAGAGTTATTAAGAGCTTCGGGCTAAGCCCCATTTACAACCTCACTGGCCACAAAGTTGAGCGCTATTTACTACACGCTGGTCACGTCATTCCTAACTACTCCGACAAGACGGCGTCTCAAGCATTGGCGCCTGGCGATGTATACGCCATTGAGCCCTTTGCCACAAACGGCGAGGGGTATGTGGTGGACGGGGGCGAAATTACCATATACCGCCTCGCCAGGATGAGGCATAAGAATTATCAACATTTAATTGATATTATAAGCGCCGAGGCGGGGCCCTTGCCCTTCACGCCGAGGTGGTTCCCCCAGCTAACTGATGACGCAATAAGAGAGGCCCTCAAAGCCGGCGTCCTCCAGGGCTACGAGGTGCTCGTGGAGAGATCAAAGGGCTTCGTGGCGCAGTTTGAAGACACCGTATATGTGGGCGAGAACGAGGTTATACCGCTTGTCCGCACATTAGAGCTACTCTAA
- the thsB gene encoding thermosome subunit beta, whose protein sequence is MSQAVLTQIGGVPVLVLKEGTQRAFGKEALRLNIMIARAIAEVMRTTLGPKGMDKMLIDSLGDITITNDGATILDEMDVQHPIAKLLVEISKSQEEEAGDGTTTAVVLAGALLEEAEKLLEKNIHPTVIVSGFKKALDVAAEHLRKVAIPVNRTDVDTLRKIAMTSMGGKISETVKEYFADLAVKAVLQVAEERNGKWYVDLDNIQIVKKHGGSLLDTQLVYGIVVDKEVVHAAMPKRVVNAKIALLDAPLEVEKPEIDAEIRINDPTQMRAFLEEEERILRGYVDKLKSLGVTVLFTTKGIDDIAQYYLAKAGILAVRRVKRSDIEKLVRATGARLVTSIEDLTEADLGFAGLVEERRVGDEKMVFVEQCKNPKAVSILVRGGFERLVDEAERNLDDALSVVSDVVEDPYILPAGGAAEIEAAKAVRAFAPKVGGREQYAVEAFARALEVIPKALAENAGLDPIDILTELTHKHEQTDGWKYGLDVYQGKVVDMVSLGLVEPLTVKINALKVAVEAASMILRIDEIIAASKLEKEKEEKKEEKKEEFD, encoded by the coding sequence ATGAGTCAGGCGGTATTGACCCAAATAGGCGGCGTGCCCGTGTTGGTGCTTAAGGAGGGCACGCAGAGGGCTTTTGGAAAAGAGGCGCTGAGGCTTAATATTATGATCGCCAGGGCAATAGCAGAGGTAATGAGGACGACGCTGGGGCCCAAGGGCATGGATAAGATGTTAATAGACTCTCTTGGCGACATAACTATTACCAACGACGGCGCAACTATTTTAGACGAAATGGACGTCCAGCACCCAATTGCGAAATTACTAGTTGAGATCTCTAAGTCTCAAGAGGAGGAGGCCGGCGATGGCACCACTACTGCCGTCGTCCTCGCCGGCGCGTTATTAGAGGAGGCTGAGAAGCTTCTTGAGAAGAACATCCACCCCACGGTCATTGTAAGCGGGTTTAAGAAGGCTCTCGACGTGGCTGCTGAGCACTTGCGCAAAGTGGCCATACCAGTGAATCGTACTGACGTCGATACCTTGAGGAAAATAGCCATGACGTCTATGGGCGGGAAGATCTCTGAGACTGTTAAAGAGTATTTCGCGGACCTCGCTGTAAAGGCCGTGTTGCAAGTGGCTGAGGAGAGAAACGGAAAGTGGTACGTAGATTTAGACAATATACAAATAGTGAAAAAGCACGGAGGCTCTCTGTTAGACACGCAACTGGTATACGGTATTGTCGTGGACAAGGAGGTTGTCCACGCTGCGATGCCAAAGCGCGTGGTAAACGCCAAAATCGCCTTGCTTGACGCGCCGCTGGAGGTGGAGAAGCCAGAGATAGACGCCGAGATTAGAATAAATGACCCGACTCAAATGAGGGCGTTCCTCGAGGAGGAGGAGAGGATACTAAGGGGCTATGTAGATAAACTTAAGTCGCTGGGAGTTACTGTCCTCTTCACCACTAAGGGCATTGACGACATTGCGCAGTACTATTTAGCTAAGGCCGGCATTCTCGCCGTGAGGAGAGTCAAGCGCAGTGATATAGAGAAATTAGTGAGGGCCACAGGAGCAAGGCTAGTGACAAGTATTGAGGACTTGACAGAGGCCGACTTGGGCTTCGCCGGCCTTGTGGAGGAGAGGCGTGTTGGCGATGAGAAAATGGTATTTGTGGAGCAGTGCAAGAACCCGAAGGCCGTGTCAATTTTAGTAAGAGGCGGCTTTGAGAGGCTCGTTGACGAGGCCGAGCGTAATTTAGACGACGCGCTATCGGTAGTCTCAGATGTTGTAGAGGATCCCTACATACTGCCCGCCGGAGGAGCCGCCGAGATAGAGGCCGCAAAGGCCGTCAGAGCCTTTGCTCCAAAAGTCGGGGGCAGGGAGCAATACGCAGTGGAGGCCTTTGCCAGGGCGTTAGAGGTTATTCCAAAGGCGCTGGCCGAGAACGCCGGGCTTGACCCAATTGACATACTCACAGAGCTGACGCACAAGCACGAGCAAACAGACGGCTGGAAGTACGGCCTCGACGTCTATCAAGGCAAAGTGGTGGACATGGTGTCGCTGGGCTTAGTAGAGCCTTTGACGGTGAAGATTAACGCCTTAAAAGTGGCCGTTGAGGCCGCGTCAATGATCCTTCGCATTGACGAAATTATAGCTGCCTCTAAGTTAGAAAAAGAGAAGGAAGAAAAGAAAGAAGAGAAGAAAGAAGAGTTTGACTAA
- a CDS encoding type II/IV secretion system ATPase subunit: MYPILKRLLECAECKSSCVEKGICDFAKEELPLVIKLLSRVFKKSIDETLDFRYGVLRRINEKMAIRGVLATVGLEELSPFLEDREVEDIVVIPGRPIYITRKSGKEKADVTAELKTVKSLLKIAYLKGVELTTSNPSLRYGLKLGDLRLRISLDLPPVVPVPQAYIRIHRGKIAVADMLKSGFITEEQLKTVYAWVKEGRHIVITGPPGSGKTTLLSVIDDLIPGQLQRVYIDEADEFDDDPDKNQIKIRNVNKLREVYASLNRNIDIIIIGELQYEEHFNAFKTAVEIGLQTLATMHATSVKDALKRLERRGISRENLAIIQLAKRYDEGIERRVVELYAS, encoded by the coding sequence ATGTACCCAATATTAAAGAGACTACTTGAATGCGCTGAGTGCAAGTCTTCGTGCGTTGAGAAGGGGATTTGCGACTTCGCCAAAGAGGAACTCCCCTTAGTAATAAAGCTTTTGTCCAGAGTGTTTAAAAAATCCATTGACGAAACTCTAGACTTTAGATACGGCGTGTTGAGGAGAATAAATGAAAAAATGGCAATTAGAGGAGTTCTGGCAACAGTGGGCCTTGAGGAGCTCAGCCCTTTTTTAGAGGACAGAGAAGTAGAGGATATTGTTGTAATCCCGGGCAGGCCTATTTATATTACGCGTAAAAGCGGCAAGGAAAAGGCCGACGTTACAGCCGAGCTCAAGACCGTGAAGAGCCTGCTGAAAATTGCGTATTTAAAGGGGGTTGAGCTTACGACGTCTAACCCGTCCCTACGCTACGGCTTAAAACTGGGGGATTTACGCCTAAGAATATCGCTAGATCTCCCGCCCGTAGTCCCTGTGCCGCAGGCATACATAAGAATACACAGAGGGAAAATAGCCGTTGCTGACATGTTAAAATCGGGATTTATAACAGAGGAGCAACTTAAAACCGTATACGCTTGGGTTAAAGAGGGACGCCACATTGTAATAACGGGGCCTCCGGGCTCTGGAAAGACGACTCTACTGTCAGTAATTGACGACTTAATCCCAGGCCAGCTACAAAGAGTCTATATAGACGAGGCCGACGAGTTTGACGACGATCCTGATAAGAATCAGATAAAGATACGAAACGTCAATAAACTTAGAGAGGTCTACGCCTCGCTTAACCGCAATATAGACATAATAATCATAGGCGAGTTGCAGTACGAAGAGCATTTCAACGCTTTTAAAACAGCCGTCGAGATAGGGCTACAGACTCTGGCGACTATGCACGCTACAAGCGTAAAAGACGCATTAAAGAGATTAGAGAGGCGGGGAATAAGCCGTGAAAACCTGGCCATAATTCAGTTGGCGAAACGATACGACGAGGGAATAGAACGGAGAGTGGTCGAGCTTTATGCTAGCTGA